The region AAGCATATGTTCCCTTGATATACTATTTGATATTAGCCATCATTGTGATTTAAATTATTGTGGCATTCTATTTCAGATCGTTGACTTGTTGTTATTTTTTTAAGTTTTAATGCATGGTGTGTTACTAATAATTGCATCTACTTCTTATATTCTTGTTTGCATAATATATATAGTTACCCAGAGGCTGCAGAGGAGGACTTAAAAAGATATGAACGGTCTTTTAGAAGGCTTCCACCGGCACATAAGGTAAATAATCATTCGTTTTTAGTTTTCCCAATGCTGCATCGGTGTCTGTATAAGCATCACAGTAAAAGCTTGCTTGTCCTTTATGCATATATCTGCTTGAAGCACTAGTTCACCCCTTCACTTTCACAGTTTTGACACCACCGATTCTGACATTGTAGAATGTATGTCTTTATGAACCTTTTAAGTACCAAAATAATAGGCTCATTACGAATTGTTGGTCCTTTTCTAATATCAATAAAGGCATTTCATGCGCGGAGATACTTCACAGGGTAATTTGTTAAAATTTGAGTGGTACAAATTGGATGAGTAACTAATTTTTGTACAACAATTAACCCTGGAATACTTTGAAGGTAAAACATGTACGTATGGGCTCAAGGGGAAAAAGTGCCGCTCGAAAAGAGTAGAGTGTGAGAAGGGTACGGAGTAGGCAGTCTTACCCCATTACCTCATTACAGAGGTTGTTTTCAAAAAATGACCACGAAGCTCCTTAATATATGCTCGTTTTAATATATAAACAAATGACCCCCGACTCTTAAGGACCAAGAAGATAAGTGGAGGAGGAGGAAGTATTTATATAAACAGTAGGTATAAAGTATGATCAATAACTCCattatatatcaatatatgaaaTTAATTTGAATGAGCTTTTCAATTGACCAATTATCTTTCGCATTTCACTTGCATGGGCCGAATGGTAAAAGTATCATAAGAGAGAATTAGTCTAATCGTCTAATTACATAAGCTGAATTAATAAAGTAATAGGAACTCGAACTCTGTGATCAATACAAATGTTGAAACTCGTTCCGATTAGCTTGAGTGTTGTGGCTTAGATGTGAGTTTTATATGTTTCTTAATCCACTTCCACTTTGACTTTAATTTTCTACTTTGCTCATATAGTGGAGGTAATCTTAAAGTTgaataaaattatatttgttgTTTCAAACAAATTAAGTTAGCATAAGTTTTAGTATATGTTTAACTGCAGATATAGTAGATCAACAAATTATTACAACATAGTAAATTAGTTTTGCTTTTTGGTCCTACCATAACAGCGTAATAGCGACACTGTATGTAAGTCATGTTATTACATTTACACTGGCCTCttttaatgaaaaataaaatttcagttaatttcttGTACATgcaaaaatttgaatttttgaagACAAAGAAAATCCTTATGTAATTTATCATAATTATTAAAGTTTAAGCCTTATTATAATTGTTAATATGTATATGTATTTGTATATCAATTCGCAAAGTATATGTTAGTAGATATTCTTCACTCGATAGTAGTTTAATGAGCGAACAATGAATTTTGTTACTTGATGAATATCAATCTATTTTTAGTATGTCGCAACTAAATAATAAATTAATGTTATATATTTTTCTATTTTATTGGTGCCAAGTAAAAAACCTGAGACCACTTTCTActaatagtaaatggtatcttgcTCTATTTTTTTTCATAACTTGATCGCTGTGTCTTTTTTAGCAAGTACATGAATATTAAAATGTTTGTTGTAGTTTCTAGGAATCAAACCTCAAATCATATCCCTTTTCttgtaataatatatatatatatatataatttttgaatattttaaatttttttgttaGAGGTGGGAATCAAACCCTTGTTTGAAGAATCTTTGGGGTCACCACCAGACGACGGACTCTAATTATACTAAGAAATATAATGATTTTGTAATTTTGAATGTATTTTTAAACTTTTTAAATATTCAGAAATTGTGATTCAAGTTAGCCAAGTAACTCCTTTAGTATTCATGTCAACTATGGAAATGGCAATATACGACTTGTTCTTAAAATCTGAGTCTTGAGCAAATGTGATGCATATGCCACATGCCGTGTATCTGTGAGAAAGTTTGGTATTGTATGTAATTGCTTATATGACACATCCGATTCATTTGACTGTATACACACAAGACAGTCTTCACTGATTCAATATTGGGTTAAAGAGTGATTGACCAGTCACTTCTTTATAGTGATTGCTTGGAACATTTCCGTTATTACGCTGACTGCTTTTCTCCCTGATTATTTTTTATGCTTTTGTAGGGTCTCCTGTCTCACCTTCCTTTAAAATATCAAAGACTGAGAAGGTATATTTTAGTTTGACTCGTTTCGTGCGTTGAGAAAATTGAGGGTATTGTAGTAGTTTGTCTAGCTGGTTTCATGGAGTTGAGTGGAGCTGCATTTCTAATTCATGTCTATCTGTAAAAACTTCATTGGTTAAAGGTCATTATAATTATGGTGTTTTTACTTTTTATATGATTCAAACTTaaaatttgtttattttattaGGTAATACCTTTTCTGGTCCTCTCTTAGGTTCTCGTTGTTTGGTGCAAGTTTTCTTTTATCATGATTTTTTTAGAAACCAAGCCATTGAAGCTTGGAAAATATTGTTACACGTCCTGTTCCATATCGACAATGTAGCAGGTGTGTAATTTATGTTTATCGGACTCTGGTCATACACTCATAGTTAAACATGAGACATGATCCGAGGGAGAAAAAGATGATCCATATTATAATAAAAGGAGAATATGACACCTGAATTGTAAGTTACAAATCGTATTATAAGGATTACTTTGGGACCCAATGCAGTGCACTACTTCAATAGTTTAATAGCATCAAGTATATCTTCATGATTTTTTGTCCTTTTTTTTCCGTGAAGTCCTCTAATAGTGCAATACAGTTGTTTATATTTGTGATAAATTTATATATTGACTAGGTCTTGATAGTACAAATTGTAACAACAGAGTGCTGTGTGGATACCTGTATATTGCCATTTATTTTGTTAAGATTATGTACATTTCACACTGAAGCTGCTGTATTTCTACTTGCAGGTGTATATCTAagaattcatattttatattcgAAATGCTAAAGGTGATTATTCTAGTCTTTTGTTTTTATTACTCTATTTTTGAAAGATTTTGAGGTCTTCAGTATTATATATCTTCTGTCTATTTGCTGCTTTGTATGCTTCTCACTGATGTCCTGCGACTCTGTTGATGATATTCTCAGTCCGAAAAATGTATTTTACTGCCATAGCTGTCCTGAAACCGGATGAATGGTCTAGTTGAGTGGTTCATGGTATAATCCAAGTTAGTTTTTTAATCAAGTCATTATAGTGTAACTGTTTATTTCTTGGCAGGCATTTGAACCTCCCCTTGATTTGAGCCAAGACCTTGACATATGTGAACAAGATCCACAGAATATCTTCGATAATACCAGAGAAATCAATTATTGTTCTTGTGGGTCTGCATCAACCTGTAAAAAAGGATGTCATCCAGGATGCAACGAAGCTATTAGTGGAGAGGAGCGGAACGTAGTATTTAGATCTCCCGAGGTAATTGCTTTAGGTGCACCCTTTGTACCACCAGCTTCTATTCTCTAACTAAATCTGCTATCAAGTTTATAATTACCTGGTTATTTTAGTTTGTTATTCCTTTTGGTCGTCATATGTGTAGCAGGAGGAGAAACTTGGGCTTTTCATTGAGTCCGACACGGGAAGCCGTCATGTTTTGGAATGTGATACCAAAGCAGACAAAGCTAGTAACGCTGTTAAGAGTCAGGAAACTTCATACTCTAATGCAGACTCCAATAATAATGTAAGCCACCTGCCCCCAGCACTTACATATTAAATAAATCTGCTGTTAAGTTTATAATTACCTGGTTACTTCTGTTTGTTTTATTCCTTTTGTTCTATTTTTGGCCATCATATGTAGCAGGAGGAGAAACTTGGAATTTTCATTGAATCCGGCACCGGGAGCCGTCATGTTTCGGAATGTGATACCAAAGCAGATAAAGCTGGTACCAACGGTGTTAAGATTCAGGAAACCTTGCACTCTAATGAAGACTCCGATTATAATGTAAGCCCACCCCCACCCCCACCCCCAGaaataaaaatgtaaattaatGATCCAGTACTTGATCAGGTCCatatactagcattatttattgAAATGACAAGTTGGAAATTTTCCCAGTTTTTGAAGTTTGATTTTGCGTGCTAGCCTACTAGATCTACCCTATTGCGTTGAGGTAGAAGTGGCCTAGTTCAATATCATTATTCAGAAAAATCCTATTGTGAATCTGTAGCCATCCTTTTTATATTCATTTCATAAAGTTATGATACAAGTTTTTTCATAGAATTTCCAGACTCCATCCTGAAGGCAGTTCACTCCATTGTCTTATAAGTCAAATATACACAGTTTCATCTCCTTCTGTTGTAGTTATGGCGGTCTTGATATTTTCTGGACGCAATATATTAAAATCCCATTCTACAGATTTTGTTGTCCTCATACTAGAAACTAAATTTCCAGAATTAATATTGATTATATGTCATCTGCTCAGTTACCACCAAAAAAGATGTAGGTAGTTCTGTGAATCTTAAATATCTTGTGCTTATTTATTACTTATAGATATGTACTCATTCTCAATTGCCTTCCTGAAGATTATGTTTAACATCACTGGCTTCTTCATTGACTATTGCATTAACTCCGTCTTTGATCTTTTATTCTTGTCAATCCACTTCTGTTCATAGATTGGCATGAAAGACTTATATGATATATTGATACGTTATTCTTTTTAGAACTTTCTGTGGGATTCTCCACCAACCATCCTTTCTTACCAAGCAAATTAATCGTTGCACAAGTTTCAGCTTGGTGGTAAATATATCGCCTATGTTAATGTGTTAGTGCGGACTTTACACTGGCGAACTCGCTGCAACTTTAAATTGACGCTGATGACCAACATTTTGTGAAATCTGTTTGGGGTGGGAACTGTTGCATAATCATAATTGGGTATTTAGAGAAAATTTGTTTCTGTCTTTTGACATACAACGTGTTCAGCCTAGATTGATCAAGTAGTGAACACAATGTTTAAATTATTCTCTATGGATGTTTGATGTAGTGGTTGACCGAAATGTTGGGATTCCGTGAGGAAATGTTTGAAAAAGAAATTCAATTTTTTCCTGGTTATTGATTGTCCATACGCTATTTGATTTTTGGACAAAAAACTTTGATAAACTGGTTGCGCAATAACTCAGACCGCTGACGTTCACTTATTTTAGAGTATCTGAATTTATATTTTGCGACTGTTCAACAAATCAGCAAGAAATTGATGTGTTAGTGGTACGTTGAATTGAACCCAGGAGACTGGATGGATGAAGCTGGAAAGTCGTCTTAATTGGGAGgtttttttaaaagtattttgaataaaaatattgCTTGCATAACTAATCATCTATGTAAAGTTGAAACAACCTGATCCAAAGGTCATGTAGCCTCCATGGTAATCACCTAACTGAGTCTTTTGATTACCAACCAAGTACAGATCTTAGTTGTGATTCAAGTGAAATTGAGTTTTAAAATTGCATAAAGTATTTGTTGTGATGAACTGCCATTACGGTTAGTTTCAGATTCATTTCTGCAGTTCATAGTTATGCGGGAGAGCAATAGAAGCTACATGAGATGATAATAGGATTGCTGATCTTTTCTTCAAAGTTCTAAATGGTTGTTCCAGTTTGTCGTGTGTTTGATTGAAATCATATATACAGCTATTATAAAATATTCTTTCAATACTTCCGGACCGCTAATCCTATAATGGAAACTTTTCAATTAACCCTTTTGTCATTTCAGGTGTCTTCATCTCCTGATTGGTTGGATCCATCATTGCAGTCTCATGTTCCTCTAGTTGATGTAGATAAGGTATGCATTTATACTTTGGCAAATCTCTTATTTACTCAACTTGAaaatttatgatttttaaaatttatgatATTTGTGTGAATGGTTtgcaataataatatttataacaAGTAGTTACACTCATAAGCTGTAAAGTTGGGTAAAGGTGTTTAAGATGATTTTTTTTCTCATTACTATTGATTTGATTCCTTATGCTCTTGTTGTCGAAATATAGGTTTCTTCTTTCCTTCACCTACATTACTACTTTTTTCAGGTTCGATGTATTATAAGAAATATTGTAAGAGATTGGGCAGCAGAGGTATTCATTAATTCATCTTGTTTTAAATATTCTTTCTTGATTTCAAGGTTTATTGTTGCTTTTGGTCAACCCCTATGAAACAAACCAATAAAAAAGAATACAAAAAGGTAAGAATAAGTAAGAAAATTGTACAAGGATATGAGAGGAAAATTGATGTGGAAACGAAAAAAATAAACATAAGAGAGCATGACTACTTGGTTTTGCATTGATTGGCTGCTGATTTAATGCAGGGACAACAAGAACGTGATCAGTGCTATAAGCCTATTCTTGAGGAGCTTAAATCACAATTTCCTGATCGAAGTAAAGGGAGGTACTGATATATCCTACTGCTTTTTAGTTTAGATCCACAAGTGCGGCTAAGCACTTCTTATAATCACTATGCTAGTAGAGCTCTCATTCTTTTTCAATATAATCTCCTGGAtgttatatgtttatcatttGAAAACTGAGTTCGTACAAATTTTTTCTAGCCCTCCAGCATGTTTAGTTCCTGGTGCCGGACTTGGAAGATTGGCTTTGGAAATTTCATGTCTTGGTATGTTTCTGAATCAGAACCTGTATATTGTGAACTTATTTAGTTCATTTAGAAGTGATCTGATAAATTAATCTAATGACCAAGGTTTTGCAAGCCAGGGAAATGAATTTTCATACTATATGATGATCTGCTCGAGTTTTATACTTAACCAGTAAGATATTCACACTCGTCAATTGTTAATACACTCTATTCCCTGTTTCGTTGACATTAAAGTTGATCGTTTAACATCGatatttttttaaatcattttttagAGCCGAAAGGGCTAATGAATGGACTATCCATCCTTGGATTCATAGCAATTGCAATTCACTTTCTGACAGTGACCAGCTTCGTCCTATTTCAATACCAGATATTCATCCTGCCAGGTATTCAGTTACTATTTGAGTTGTTATTCAGTAATGTTTTTGGCTTTGGTGATCATCTGATGATGCCCCTAAACCAAACATAATTATTTATAAATCTTATTGCAACTACAGTTGCAGCTGGAATACCTTATTGCTCTAAATGTCATTCTACTTGCCTTCTGAAACAGCGCAGGGATAACTGAAGGTTTTTCTATGTGTGGTGGTGATTTTGTCGAAGTTTACTGTGATCCAAGCCAAGTAGGTACGTTTATTGACATTGATACAGCAGTACTCTCCTTAAGTTACATTTTTAGTGTGGTTGAAGAGTGTAGCCACCAGGATTAATCTGACTAATTGTTTTAGTTAAACTAGTGCTCGTTAATATAGCTCCTTGTCCTATTTCCGCACCATGCTTACCGTAGTCCCGCAAAGCGCTGTAGTTGGATCCTAACATACTACTGTTCCTTATTGTTTTTTTACACCATACCTGCCGTAGTCCCACAGCGCTCTAGTACTACCGACACAAAGCGACTTCACCTTCTTATGCATGCTGAAAACGAAGTAACTTAATTCCCTAATAATAATCCTCTGGAGTAACAAGTTTATGGAGTATAGGAATAATAATATTGTATAAAATGCCTGTTGGATATTAGTCATATCGAATTTTACAAGTTCCTTCACTATTGGTTGTACCCTGAACTTCTTCTTCAAAAATAAGGCTAAAGTTTCATAACTCGTAAGCACCAGTTTATATTATGGTGGCTAATTGGTTAATGAAGAGATGAGATGATGTAGAAAAGGGTATTATGAGACTTTTTTGTTTGGGAAAACTTTCTATGAAGTAAATTATAGCAATTTTTGTTCGAGTTCGTGGGATAGGCTTCATGTGGGTGCTTACACCATATGCCTTCGGAGAAGTGGTGTTTAAGCCACTTGGGATATATACATCCCAAAGCTGTTTGTGGGGCTCCTGGACAGGGGCCCTGTCTTACATTTCAAGAAGCACTTTGGTGAAGCTGCGGCTAAGCGCAATGTCCAATTTATGGTTCTTTTGTTAGTTTTGTTATGAGGCTACTCATGGTAGTATCCCATAAAAAGTTTTCATGTTTCACAGAGAAGTATATCAGTACATCTTCTTTGGAGGTGGTGTCATATTGAGCAAGAAAGATTCAAAATGTACTTGTAGTAGGAAGGTTTACGTTACACCCATCAGAGTTGGGACAGGAGTATAATATAGTTTAGGTATAGTGTTTCTGTATAATAGCTCTTGGTCATTGTGAGCCTATCTAATTGGTTCAAACAACGTCATACAGAAGATGTTAGATCACCCTTTCTGATGCTGCTCCACCGGTTCTCTTAAATTCTCTCATTTGTCTTGTAGTTCTTTATCTTGTTTTCTTTTAatctaatttaattaattttagctGAGGTTGTATTATATCATGATTTTTAAAGAGCAAATTCAAGATATTAGCTTACAGACTATAGTGTTGTATTTTCTCTCCTTGAGTTTGCCATTTGGAGTTAAAGCCAGAGATACACATGATATACTAATCAAAGCGTTGCTCTTTGCATATATTAAAAATGTACTGTGGTATGTTACTATGTTAATCAAAATGTTTTGTTCTGTGTATGCAGGAGCTTGGGATGCAGTTGTGACCTGTTTCTTCCTTGATACAGCACACAACATTGTTGAATATATTGAAGTAATTTCGAGAATTCTGAAAGATGGTGGTGTAAGTACTACACATAGTTGCTGGCTTCACTTGTACCTATTCTATTTCCACATATATAAATTGATTGCTTGACAGGTGTGGATAAACCTGGGTCCCCTGCTTTATCACTTTGCAGATATGTATAGTCAAGAAGATGTATGCTTTTCTTTTTAAGCTTCCTCTTATTAAGTGAATGCCCATATATCAATTCTGTAGGCTGAAGATACTGATGCAATGATTTCTTTTAATAAATCTTTGCCACTTTTCAGGAAATGTCCGTTGAGCTTAGTTTGGAAGACGTGAAAAAGGTCGCTCTTCATTATGGATTTGAGTTGGAGGTAATGTCAAATTGTACAAGTTAAATTGTTGCATAAAAAATGTGAAGAGGTCTTTACGTAGTTTCATTTTTTGCAACAGAATGAGAAGACAATTGAGACCACATATACCACAAATCCTCGATCAATGATGCAAGTAAGCTTCTTAAATTGTCAATGCATCTAAATATCTAATACACTGTTCTCATTAAATATATCTACAAATGTCTAGTAGCTATTTACTTTATCTTCTGCGAATGTGATAGACGTTTATAATAACATAGGCAGAATTGGTTCTTTATGTGATGTGTTTAACAGTATTGCTGAAGCTCTGCTGGTAATCTATATAAAGTTAAAAACCATCAGATATTCCTTTTTTTAGATGAATCAAACTTCTGTAGTTTACCAAGAGAATAAGGAAGCTGTGTTGGTATTAGTTTGGCAGCAGAGAAGTTAACAGCATATTTAGAGGAAATTAATCCAGTGATGAGGAACTTACCAATATCATTTATAAGTAGACTTTAGTTGGTGTAAACACAAGGAAGAAGTAAGTAGTATATAGCCATTTGGGGGGGGGGGTTAATTGACACCATCCATAGTCGCACAGTACTGTTTGTTCATACTATATAGAAGGAACTTGTGCAAACAATTACAGTAAAACCTTGGTAATAATTACCCCACAATAAAGTAATATTAGGTCAGTCTCAACATAACAGAGATGGTGTATGTTGATCTCAGTAAATTAATACAATATGGCGCTCCCGAGGTTATTAATTATAGAGGTTTAACTGTATTCTTACAAACACTTGTTGAACAAACTAGTTATGTTGCGATAAAAACTTGTAGTGCAAACAAAGTGTGTTATCCACTAACGTATAACAGTATAAGTAAATAATTTACTATTGTTTTTTCCCTAAAAAGttcaataattttcatcatttttcCAAATATTTCATATAATTTTGTAAACTGGGTTTTTAAAGGAAAGAAACTCAATACTCCTAGTCCTAGGGAAGTAAGGTAAGGTTTGAATTCGTCTAACCTACCGACAGGACTCCTAAATGGGGCATAATGAGTGTTTGTTTCTGTTTGGTTAGATCGAAGTTAGGCTGTAAAgctatttataaaattttatggAGTATTCTCCAAATGGATAAGGAATTCAGCAAAATAGTATGTCAAGAGAAAATGTAGGTCCCTTGTGCGGGGGAGGGAGATGGGGGGAAGGTAACGCCTGGAATATTTTTCAGGACTTCGAAATTTTGATATTTGTCTTCTGCTTGCAGAACCATTACTTCACGGCATTTTGGACGATGCGGAAGGGAGCAGCAGGGGTAAAGTTGCTGCCTTAATTGAGGCTAAATATTGCTGCACCTCAGTACTCTTCGAAGGAACATTGTTACCCGAGATTCTGCGCCAAGTCATCAACTTAAATGATCCTGAAAAGGGAGTGGAATACATGGATCATTACAGTTTTGGGTTAGTTGATCACCACTATGCAGTGCCAAGCCTATAGATTAGAATTCTAAATAGTTTATTTGCACAAAAAATGAGGAATAAAACAGAACATAAAGTATAAGTTTTGTCTTGTTTTTTCTTTTCTGGATTTTAGTTCAGAATATATAAAGATACTCATTCTAGTAACAGAATAGTTTACTCGGGTCTTCGTAAAAAAGAGGATTATTTTAACAAAAATAAAGCTTTCTATTATTACGATGGTTTGTGGCTTGAAACCGTCGGTTTCTACAGTGGTTCATTAAGAAATAGTACTAAAATGTTAtggaaaaaatattatttttcaataatTGTATTTTTCTATATGTGTGTGAAAATAAAATTATATGTTATCTTGTAAACTTCGGTCACGCATCTGGAACACAAGTGTCAGGTTTGAAATTGGATTTGGACACACATTTTGTTTGATTATGAAATTTGCGTTTCGAGCTAATAAGGACAAGTACATTTGGATTTTCGAGTTAATATTGATGTTTAAATAAAAATTGAAATCTAGTCAGGTCATCGAATTTTAAACAGATCTTCTATTTTTTTAATTGAAATTCGACCTGATATAAAATTTAACAAATTCAAATCTATATCTTAAAAAAAATCCAGATAAAAACGGGATATTCTAAATCTGGTTTGTGGTCTTATAAAATTTGGACCTTTTCACAAGCACAAATATGGCTCATTGTTTTTGATAAAAATTTGAAATATactatatttttgaaaaatattccTCCTTCCGTCCCAATTTATTTGTCATGTTTGACTTTTTTGGTCAAATTGACTCAAGTTTGATCGTAAATTAAACATCAATCTTTCACTATTTTGAAAAACTGAAGAATACGTATTAAAGTTGATTACGTGTACTTtctaataatataatttttataattttttttgattatATACTATATGAAAATTTCAGTCAAAATTTGGTCAATTTGACTGCAAAAAGTCAAACAAGACATATAAATTAGGACGGAAGAAGTATAAAATATAGGTTGGGCCGACTTGGGCCTTTTTCGGGAGTTTTTAAAAGAAAAAGTAAACAAGTGATAACTAGGTAGGGAAAGTGAGTTGCAAGATTTCACAGTTACATAAAACGCTACCTCTTTAACTTTCATTTTGAAATCCGGCTCGCTCCCGGCCTTTGGACCCTTCGCCCGCTTAGAAGTGAAGAAGGTTCCAAGGGTTCGGTTGTTCGCCGATTCAAGTGGTACGTGAGTTGGGTTTAGGTCGGGAGACAGTTCAGAATCTATTGATTTTGCACCTTCGAATATAATGCATGTATCTAATGGGAAAGTCAGAAAGAAACAAATGTAGAATTGGAAACATCTTCTGAAACGAAGGCCCAAGTCCGACCCTCGGCATTACTCTTAAGGTTACAGTCTCTTACTCAATTGATTAGTTCTACCACCCCATCCCATATTATACCAACATCTCTTTCGTTTCTTCGACCATCCAGATGTGTATATTGATTTGACACCTTCTAACATAATGTATGTATCTAATGGAAAAGTCAGGAAGAAACAAATGTAGAAATAGAAACATCTTCCAAAATGAAGGCCGAAGTCTGACCCTCGCCATTACTCTTAAGGTTACAGCCTCTTACTCAATTGATTAGTGCTACCACCCCACCCCATATTATATCAGCATCTCTTTCAGTTCTTCGGCCATCCAGAGGTGTATATTCTCATTCTGCCTGGATCCGGCATCATAAGTCATATTGTTTCTACTATTTAGTTCTCCTTGCAAGATCAATATCACAACCAATGAGGTCTGCAAGTTTCACATCTAAGTAAGACCTGATCCAATAGTTGCAAAAACCGGTCTTTTAGTATTAGGCGGCATCCCCACTTAGTTTTGAGTAGGCATAACCATTCTGTTTCGATTGGTCTCTGAAAGCTTCCCTGTGGAAGCTAGATGAAGGAGAAGCGGTAATTGGAGACGCTTGAAGAAATAGGTACAGTTTGGA is a window of Apium graveolens cultivar Ventura chromosome 11, ASM990537v1, whole genome shotgun sequence DNA encoding:
- the LOC141697684 gene encoding uncharacterized protein LOC141697684 isoform X1; its protein translation is MMSKTEDDEERRRKYEEALEVKSLRRIISAYLNYPEAAEEDLKRYERSFRRLPPAHKGLLSHLPLKYQRLRRCISKNSYFIFEMLKAFEPPLDLSQDLDICEQDPQNIFDNTREINYCSCGSASTCKKGCHPGCNEAISGEERNVVFRSPEQEEKLGLFIESDTGSRHVLECDTKADKASNAVKSQETSYSNADSNNNQEEKLGIFIESGTGSRHVSECDTKADKAGTNGVKIQETLHSNEDSDYNVSSSPDWLDPSLQSHVPLVDVDKVRCIIRNIVRDWAAEGQQERDQCYKPILEELKSQFPDRSKGSPPACLVPGAGLGRLALEISCLGFASQGNEFSYYMMICSSFILNQAERANEWTIHPWIHSNCNSLSDSDQLRPISIPDIHPASAGITEGFSMCGGDFVEVYCDPSQVGAWDAVVTCFFLDTAHNIVEYIEVISRILKDGGVWINLGPLLYHFADMYSQEDEMSVELSLEDVKKVALHYGFELENEKTIETTYTTNPRSMMQNHYFTAFWTMRKGAAGVKLLP
- the LOC141697684 gene encoding uncharacterized protein LOC141697684 isoform X3, whose protein sequence is MMSKTEDDEERRRKYEEALEVKSLRRIISAYLNYPEAAEEDLKRYERSFRRLPPAHKGLLSHLPLKYQRLRRCISKNSYFIFEMLKAFEPPLDLSQDLDICEQDPQNIFDNTREINYCSCGSASTCKKGCHPGCNEAISGEERNVVFRSPEQEEKLGLFIESDTGSRHVLECDTKADKASNAVKSQETSYSNADSNNNEEKLGIFIESGTGSRHVSECDTKADKAGTNGVKIQETLHSNEDSDYNVSSSPDWLDPSLQSHVPLVDVDKVRCIIRNIVRDWAAEGQQERDQCYKPILEELKSQFPDRSKGSPPACLVPGAGLGRLALEISCLGFASQGNEFSYYMMICSSFILNQAERANEWTIHPWIHSNCNSLSDSDQLRPISIPDIHPASAGITEGFSMCGGDFVEVYCDPSQVGAWDAVVTCFFLDTAHNIVEYIEVISRILKDGGVWINLGPLLYHFADMYSQEDEMSVELSLEDVKKVALHYGFELENEKTIETTYTTNPRSMMQNHYFTAFWTMRKGAAGVKLLP
- the LOC141697684 gene encoding uncharacterized protein LOC141697684 isoform X2; the encoded protein is MMSKTEDDEERRRKYEEALEVKSLRRIISAYLNYPEAAEEDLKRYERSFRRLPPAHKGLLSHLPLKYQRLRRCISKNSYFIFEMLKAFEPPLDLSQDLDICEQDPQNIFDNTREINYCSCGSASTCKKGCHPGCNEAISGEERNVVFRSPEEEKLGLFIESDTGSRHVLECDTKADKASNAVKSQETSYSNADSNNNQEEKLGIFIESGTGSRHVSECDTKADKAGTNGVKIQETLHSNEDSDYNVSSSPDWLDPSLQSHVPLVDVDKVRCIIRNIVRDWAAEGQQERDQCYKPILEELKSQFPDRSKGSPPACLVPGAGLGRLALEISCLGFASQGNEFSYYMMICSSFILNQAERANEWTIHPWIHSNCNSLSDSDQLRPISIPDIHPASAGITEGFSMCGGDFVEVYCDPSQVGAWDAVVTCFFLDTAHNIVEYIEVISRILKDGGVWINLGPLLYHFADMYSQEDEMSVELSLEDVKKVALHYGFELENEKTIETTYTTNPRSMMQNHYFTAFWTMRKGAAGVKLLP
- the LOC141697684 gene encoding uncharacterized protein LOC141697684 isoform X4, giving the protein MNGLLEGFHRHIRCISKNSYFIFEMLKAFEPPLDLSQDLDICEQDPQNIFDNTREINYCSCGSASTCKKGCHPGCNEAISGEERNVVFRSPEQEEKLGLFIESDTGSRHVLECDTKADKASNAVKSQETSYSNADSNNNQEEKLGIFIESGTGSRHVSECDTKADKAGTNGVKIQETLHSNEDSDYNVSSSPDWLDPSLQSHVPLVDVDKVRCIIRNIVRDWAAEGQQERDQCYKPILEELKSQFPDRSKGSPPACLVPGAGLGRLALEISCLGFASQGNEFSYYMMICSSFILNQAERANEWTIHPWIHSNCNSLSDSDQLRPISIPDIHPASAGITEGFSMCGGDFVEVYCDPSQVGAWDAVVTCFFLDTAHNIVEYIEVISRILKDGGVWINLGPLLYHFADMYSQEDEMSVELSLEDVKKVALHYGFELENEKTIETTYTTNPRSMMQNHYFTAFWTMRKGAAGVKLLP